The Colias croceus chromosome 23, ilColCroc2.1 genome window below encodes:
- the LOC123702156 gene encoding inactive pancreatic lipase-related protein 1-like isoform X2: MQNALPIACFLSVIRPPGVQFENALLQITPVNKDKCPYVREKNDVGFQLYTRHNPNEPQFLGIDDDESLFASNIDFQDETVIYFHAFMETPMDGSALFVREALIHRGDTNVIMVDAQRLEAGPWYFTAAANTWYIGRIGGQFIDYLVSRGLKLNQTHLVGHSLGAHCAGVAGHSLKSGRVSRITGLDPAKPLFDKIPLDQRLDPSDGEFVDVIHTDAGIFGYNRNIGHVDFYPNGGVSPQPGCELEVVVPQQELLNKYFCSHWRSYRFFSESVLRPKSFVASKCSSWKDYSKGRCANAERAHMGYGVDRK, encoded by the exons ATGCAGAACGCGTTGCCGATCGCCTGTTTTCTGTCTGTTATAC GCCCACCAGGTGTGCAGTTTGAGAATGCCTTACTCCAGATCACACCCGTCAACAAGGATAAATGCCCTTATGTGAGAGAGAAGAATGATGTCGGCTTTCAACTTTATACACG GCACAACCCGAACGAGCCACAGTTCCTGGGCATCGACGACGACGAGAGCCTCTTCGCGTCCAACATCGACTTCCAAGATGAAACGGTTATATACTTCCACGCGTTCATGGAGACACCGATGGATGGCAGCGCGTTGTTTGTTAGAGAAG ccCTAATCCACCGTGGCGACACCAACGTAATCATGGTGGACGCCCAGCGTCTCGAAGCCGGTCCCTGGTACTTCACGGCGGCTGCCAACACATGGTATATTGGCCGTATTGGCGGACAGTTTATTGACTATTTGGTTTCGAG AGGTCTAAAACTGAATCAAACTCATCTAGTGGGCCACAGTCTCGGAGCACATTGTGCCGGTGTAGCTGGACATAGCTTAAAATCAG GTCGCGTGTCACGCATTACCGGTCTGGACCCAGCGAAGCCTCTGTTCGACAAGATACCGCTCGACCAGAGACTCGACCCTAGCGATGGCGAATTCGTCGATGTGATACACACGGACGCGGGCATTTTTG GTTACAATCGTAACATTGGTCACGTAGACTTTTACCCCAATGGCGGAGTGAGTCCGCAGCCGGGCTGCGAGCTGGAGGTCGTCGTGCCGCAACAGGAgttgttaaataaat ATTTCTGCAGTCACTGGCGTTCATACAGATTCTTCAGCGAGTCAGTGTTACGACCTAAATCGTTTGTCGCCTCCAAGTGCAGTTCTTGGAAGGACTACTCTAAAGGACGTTGTGCTAATGCCGAAAGGGCCCATATGGGCTATGGGGTGGATAGGAA